CGGCCGACCCGTGGAGCTGGCAGGAGTTCGAGGACGCCGCCGAGGAGCTGACCGCCGACACCGACGGCGACGGCAAGACCGATCAGTACGGCGTCGCGTGGGGCATGAAGGAACCCGTCAGCCAGTCGGTGAACCTCTCCCTGTCCACCGGCGGCGGGCTGTTCTCCCGGGAGCAGACCGACGACGGCCCGAAGAACCGCGTCGCCTACGGGCCCGAGGACTCCGCCGTCGCCGAGACCATCGACCGCCAGGTGAACGAGGACCGCACCGCCCCCCGCAGCAGCCTGGGCATGTCCGGCTCCGACACCCTGCCCGGCTTCTTCGCCGGGCGGTACGCGATGGTGCCGCTGAACTTCTCGTACCGCCAGCTCGTCACCCAGCAGGCGCCCGACGACTTCGCGTGGTCGGTGCTGCCGATGCCCGCGGGCGACGGACCCGCGGGCGGGCTCGCGCAGGGCGTCAGCCCGCAGACGTTGTCGGTGGCCGAGGACAGCGGCCACCGGCAGGCGGCGGCCGACTTCATCGCCTTCATGACCCGGCCGGAGCACATGGCGGAGCTGGCCGCCGGGGACTGGATGCTGCCCACCGGAGCCGAGGCGCTCAAGGATCCCGCCCTGAACACCGAGAAGTACGGGTGGCGTACAGGCGTGGAGGTGGCCCGCTCGCTGCGGCCCGCCCCGGTGCTCGGCGTCCGCGGGTACCGCGAGTGGTCGGACAAGATCGCCACCCCGGCCTTCCAGCGGTACTTCAACGGCGACACCGACCTGGACGAGCTGCGCGAGTCGCTGGTCGAGGACGGCAACCTGGTCCTCGACCGGTACCAGAGATGACGAGGGCGGCCGGCCGGAACGTACGAGCAGGCATCAGGAGCACCCGAGCAGGCGCACGAGGAAAGAGCACGAACAGCACCATGAACACCGCACGATGAGCGCAGCAGCCGGCCCCGAACCGCCCGTCCGGCCCGAGCCCTCCGTTACCGTCCGCCTGCGTCCCGTCGCCCGCGGCGCCGGGCAGGCCGCCCCGACCGCCCGCGACCGGGCCCGCGGCGCCATGCTCGGCCTCGCGGTGGGCGACGCCCTCGGTGCGCCCGTCGAGAACATGAAGCCCTCGCAGATCCGCGAGCGCTGGGGCCGCATCGAGGACTTCGTGGCCGCCGCCCCGGCGGGCACGGACGACACCGAGTACGCCATCTTCTCCGGGCTGCTCCTCGCCGAGCACGGCGCGCGCCTCAGCCTCGCGCACGTGGAGTCCGCCTGGCACGAGCGCATCGCCGACCTCGACGAAGGCCCCTTCCGCGGCGCAGGGTTCAGCGAGCGCGGCACCCTGGAGAACCTGCGCCGCGGGCTGGCCGCCCCGATCACCGCGCAGCACCGGCACGCCTGGAGCGACGGACTCGCCATGCGCGCCGCGCCGTTCGGCGTCTTCGCCGCGGGCCGCCCGGCGGAGGCGGCGCGGCTCGTCGCCATCGACGGCACCGTCAGCCACGAGGGCGAGGGCATCTACGGCGGCCAGGCCGTCGCCGCCGGGGTGGCCGCCGCCATGGCCGGCGACTCCCCGGACGTCGTCGTGCAGGCCGCCCTCTCCGTCATCCCCGAGGACTCCTGGACCTCGCGCTCCCTCCAGCGCGCGGTCTCCGCGGGCCGCCGCGCGCGCCACGCCCCCGGCGCCACGCCGCTGAGCGTCGAACGCGCCGTCCGCTCCTCCGTCGTCATCGGCGGCTACCCCTGGTCGGATCTGGCGCCGGAGGCCGTCGGACTCGCGCTCGGCGCCTTCACCGCCGCCCGCGGCGACTTCGCCGGCTCCGTCCTCACCGCCGTCAACATGGGCCGCGACGCCGACACCACCGCCGCCGTCGCCGGCGCGCTGGCGGGCGCGCTGCGCGGCGAGTCCGCCATTCCCGGCGCCTGGGCCGCGGCCATCAAGCCGGTACGCGGCACGTGCCTGCCGTCCATGGCAGGACACCACGTGCTCGACATCGCGGACCGGCTCGCCCCCGCAGACGAGGAGGTCGCCTCATGAGCGCACCGCTGCCCGGGTCCCGCCGCGCCCCGGAGTCCGGGGCGGCGCGCGACGCATCAGGCGCGCCGGACGGCGCCGCCGAGGGCGCGGCGCGTACGGCCGCGGCCGCGGGTGCACCCGCGAGCCCCGCCGAGGACGCGGAGCGTCCCGTCGTCGCCGCACGGCGCGTGGAGCGGCCCGCCGCGGAACCGGGCGCGCCCACCGCGGGACGCCCCGTCGCCGCCGGCTTCGCCGAGGCGGGCGGCGACCTGCGGCGCGTGGAGGGGCTGCTGCTGGGCATCGCCGCCGGCGACGCCGCGGGCTGGCCCGCCGGCCGGCACCGCGCGGCCCGGATGCCCGAGTGGACCCGCCGGCTCACCCGCGAGCTGGACACCTTCGCCGAGCAGAACGCGACGACCACCCTGCCGGTGCCCATCGCGCTCAACCAGCCGCCCGAGCCGCTGCGCCTGGGCCCGTCGGACGACGCGGAGTGGGCTGCGTTCACCGCGTACGCCGTGCTCTCCGCCGGCAGCGGGCTGCACACCGACCTCACCCCGGACCGGCGCGTCCGCTCCGCGCTCACCCTCGCCTGGAGCGCGCTGGCCGACGAGGTCGCGGTCGCCGCCGAACGTGCGGACGAGATCGAGTCGGCGGAGATCCCGCTGCGCGCCCGTATCTCCGTACGGGCCGGACTCGGCAACCTCGCCGCCGGCCTGCGCCCGCCCGCCACCGGCCACGACAACCCGCACTACTTCGACGACGCCGCCTGCGTACGGGCCGCCGTGCTCGCCGCCGTCCATCCCGGCGACCCGGAACGGGCCGCCGACCTCGCCGAGTTCGACGCCCGCTACACCCAGGACGGCGACGGCGTGCACGGTGCCCGCGCCACCGCCGCCGCGATCGCCGCGGCGCTCGGCGGCCGGCCCGTGGACGCCTGCGTGGACGCCGCCCTCGCCCAGCTCCCGCAGGGCACCGAGATCCTGCGCAACGCCGAACGCGCGGTGCAACTCGGCCGCAACGCCGTCGCCACCCGCCCCGGGCTGCCCGGCAACGCCTTCGCCCTCGTGCCCGTCCTGGAGCACGAGATCGTCGACCACGTCTACAGCTACGGCATCGCCGCCGCCGAGACCGTGCCCGTCGCGCTGGCCGTCGCCACCGCCGCGGCCGGCGCCATCTCCGAGGCCGTCCCCGCCGCCGCGTGCCTCTCGCGCGTCGCCGACTCCGCGCCGGCCCTGGCCGGCGCGCTCACCGGGGCGCTCGGCGGCGCCGCCGGCCTCCCCACCACCTGGCGGGACGCCTGCCGGATCCTCTCCGGCTGCGCCCTGCCCCAGCTCGCCGGCGCCGACCTCGTCGACGTCGCCCGGCAACTGGCCGACAAGCAGTTCAGCACTCCCGCGGAAGGACCCCTCGCCTCATGACCCCCACGACCGCTTCCGCCACGCCCGGCGACCCCGCAGCCACCGCAGCCACCGCGTCCACCGCGGCCACCGCGGCCCCCGGCCTCGCCGACCGCACCGCGGGCTGCCTCGTCGGCGCCGCCGTCGGCGACGCCCTCGGCGGGCCCGTCGAGGGCTGGACCCCCGAGGCCATCGCCGAGCGCTACGGCGGCCGGGTGCGCGGCATCGTCGAGCCGTTCCACCGCGACGCGTGGCGCACCGCCCGGCCCATCGCCCCGTACCACAAGGGCGACGGGCACGTCACCGACGACACCCTCATGACCCACGCCCTCATCCGGGTCTACGACAAGGTCCGCGACCACCTCGACGCCTACGCCGTCGCCGACCACCTCGTGCCCGACCTCATGGGCACGCCGCGCTGGATCCCCGAGCTGGAGGCCGAGGCGCTGCCACTGCAGCGGATCTTCCTCGCCGAGAAGTGGATCGTCGCACGGCTGCACTACGGCCACGTCGACCCGCGCGAGGCGGGCGTCGGCAACATCGTCAACTGCGGTGCCGCGATGTACATGGCGCCCGTCGGTGCCGTCAACGCCGGCAACCCCGCGGCGGCCTACGCCGAGGCGCTGGACGTCGCCGGCGCGCACCAGTCGTCGTACGGGCGGGAGGCCGCCGGGGTCTTCGCCGCCTGCGTCGCGGCGGCCTTCGCGCCGGGCGCCACGCCCGAGTCCGTGGTCGAGGCGGCGCTCGCGCTGGCCAAGGACGGCACCCGCGCCGCCATCGAGGCGGTCTGCGAAGCGGCCGCCGGCCGCACGGACGTCGAAGAGGCGCTGGCGCCGCTCCGCGCGGCGGTCGAGCCGTACGACACCGTCGGCCCCGAGTACCGCAACCCCTCGCTCGGCGCCCGGCGGCCCTCGCGGCTGCACGCGATAGAGGAGCTGCCGGTGGCGCTGGGCATGCTGCTCGTGGGCCGCGGCGACTACCGGCACACGGTCCTCGGCGCCGTCAACTACGGCCGCGACTGCGACTCGATCGCCACCATGGGCGGCGCCATCGCCGGTGCGCTCGGCGGCGCCGCGGCGGTGCCGGGGGAGTGGGCGGAGGAGGTCGCGCGCGCCAGCCGGCTAGATCTGCTCGCCCCCGCCGCCACGCTCACGGAGGTCGCCCGCGAGGTGTTCGTACGGGACGTGGCGCGCCGCCGCGCCCACGAGGCCGTGTTCGGCGCGCTGGCGGAGGCGTCGTGACGGCCCCGGCGGACGTGCACGGGGCGCCGCTCCGGCTGACCTGGGTGCAGCCGGAAGACCTCGTCGGCCACGAGCTGCGGCAGGCGGCCGAGGACGGCCGCGCCGCCGGGCCGCTGCTCCGCCGCTGGCTCGGCGCCGGCGGCCACCAGGCGCCGGCGCGCGCGGGCGCCTCGCCGGGCCCGCCGAAGCCGCGGCTGCGGGCCCTCGCGCTGGAGCTGCTGGACGAACTGGCCGCGCTGGAGACACCGCTGGCGGCGGTCGAGCCGACCGACCTGGACGAGATCAGGGCCGCCTGTCCGCGCTGGCCCGCGCGCGTACCCGCGCCCGGGCCGGACACGGACGGCGCGTACGGGGACCGGCTGTGCACCCGGCTGCACGCCGCGTGGCTCGGCCGCGCCGCCGGGTGCGTCCTGGGCAAGCCCGTGGAGAAGGTGACCCTGGAGGGCATCCGGGCCATCGCCCGCTCCACCGGCAACTGGCCGGTGCACACCTGGTTCACGGCCGAAGGGCTCGACCCCGCCGTCGCGGCGGCGCACCCCTGGAACCGCCGCAGCGCCGCGACCTCCCTGGCCGAGACCCTCGACGGCGCACCCGAGGACGACGACCTCAACTACCCGCTGCTCGCCCTGCTCCTCCTCGACCGCCACGGCCACGCCTTCACCACCGCGGACGTCGGGCAGCTCTGGCTCGACGAACTGCCCGCGGGCCGTACGTTCACCGCCGAGCGGGTCGCGTACCGCAACCTGCTCGACGGGGTGGAGCCCCCGCACACCGGCGCGTACCGCAACCCGTTCCGGGAGTGGATCGGCGCCCAGATCCGCGCCGACGTGCACGGCTGGACCCACCCCGGCGACCCGGCGGGCGCCGCCGCCGCCGCGCACCGCGACGCCGTGCTCACCCACACCGCGAACGGCGTCTACGGCGCCATGTTCGCCGCCGCCGCCCTCGCCGCCGCGGCGGGCGGCGGCACCGACGTGGACGAGGTGCTGCGCACCGGCCTCGCCGTCGTGCCGCCGCGCTCCCGGCTGGCCCGCGCCGTACGGCACGGCATCGAGCTGGCCCGCAGCGAGCCCACCGGCACCCCGGAGGGCTTCGAGGCCGTCGTCGACGACCTGCACGCCGCGCACGAGGGACGGCACTGGGTGCACGTCGTCCCCAACGCCGCGCTGCTCGCCGCCGCGCTCACCCACTCCGGCGGCGACTTCACCGGCGCCGTCTGCCGCGTCGTCTCCGGCGGCTGGGACACCGACTCCAACGGCGCCACCGCCGGGTCCGTCGCCGGGCTGCTCGCCGGTTCGCCGGCGGCGCTGCCGGAGCGGTGGACGGCGCCGCTGCGCAACCGGCTGGCGACCACCGTCGGCGGCATGGACGGCATCGGCTTCGACGAACTCGCCGCCCGCACCGCCGCCCACGCCCTCCCCCCACCCGCTCCGGACGACGCCGCCGCGGCCGCCGGCACCGGGCCCGTACCACCGCACGAACCCCGGAGGCCCTCACCATGACGACCACCAACCCAGCGACGCTCGCCGTCTTCGGCAGCGTCAACATGGACCTCGTGGCCTACGCCGCCACCGCCCCGCTGCGCGGCGAGACCGTCTCCGGACGGGAGTTCCGCACCGTGCCCGGCGGCAAGGGCGCCAACCAGGCCGTCGCCGCCGCCCGCGCGGGCGGGGCGGTGACGATGATCGGGGCGGTCGGCGCCGACGCCTTCGGCGGCGAACTGCGCGCCGCCCTCGACGGCGCGGGCGTGGACACCGCGGGGCTGCGCACCGCCCCGGGCGCCAGCGGCACCGCGCATATCGTCGTCGACGACGACGGCGGCAACTCCATCGTCGTCGTCCCCGGGGCCAACGGCACCGTGACCGGACTCGCCTCCGGCGACGACGAGCGCATCGCCGCCGCCGGCACGCTCCTGCTCCAGCTGGAACTGCCGGTGGACGGCGTCGTGGCCGCCGCCGAGGCGGCCCGCGGGCACGGCGTCCGCACCGTGCTCACCCCCGCGCCCGCCCGGCCGCTGCCCGGCCGGCTGCTCGCCGCCACCGACCTGCTCGTCCCCAACGAGCACGAGGCCGCCGCGCTCACCGGCAGATCCGACCCGCACCGGGCCGCCGCGGCGCTGCTGGAGCAGGTGCCGGAGGTCGTCGTCACCCTCGGCGGTGCGGGCAGCCTGTACGCGGCGCGCGGTCGGGAGCCCGTCGTGGTGCCGGCGCTCGCGGTCCGGGCCGTCGACACCACGGCCGCGGGCGACACCTTCGTCGGCGCGCTGTGCGTGGCGTACGCCGAGGGCCGGCCGATGCCGGCGGCGCTGGCGTGGGCGGCGGCCGCCGCCGCGCTCGCCGTCCAGCGGCCGGGCGCTTCGTCGTCCATGCCGGAGCGCGCGGAGATCGACCGGCTGGCGGCCGAGGGCCCGTGACCCGCGTACCGCCGCACCACCCCGCGGGGCCAGGGGCGTACGGCCCGCGCACGGCACCGCAACGCATCACCGAGGAAGGCGCGACACCATGACCGACACACCCGCCTCCGCCGCTTCCGACGCCGCCGCCACCGACGCCCCGGCGCCGCAGGCCCCGCTCGCGGGGCTGCGCGTCCTGGACCTCGCGACGCTCTTCGCCGGGCCGCTGGCCGCGACCATGCTGGGCGACTTCGGCGCCGAGGTCGTCAAGGTCGAGCACCCCGCCAGACCCGACCCCTCCCGCGGCCACGGCCCCGCCAAGGACGGCGTCGGCCTGTGGTGGAAGCTGCTCGGCCGCAACAAGAAGAACCTCACCCTCGACCTGTCCACACCCGGCGGACGCGACGTGCTGCTGCGGCTGGCCGCCGGATCCGACGTGATCGTCGAGAACTTCCGCCCCGGCACGCTGGAGAAGTGGGGCCTCGGCTGGGCGGAGCTGTCGGCGGCCAACCCCCGGCTGGTGCTCGCCCGGGTCACCGGCTTCGGCCAGTTCGGCCCGTACGCCCGCCGCCCCGGGTTCGGCACCCTCGCCGAGGCGATGAGCGGATTCGCCGCGGTCACCGGCGAGCCGGACGGGCCGCCGACGCTGCCGCCGTTCGGCCTCGCGGACTCCGTCGCCGCGCTCTCCACCGCGTACGCCGTGATGACCGCGCTCGCCGGGCGGGAGCGCACCGGGCGCGGGCAGGTGGTCGACATGGCCATCATCGAGCCGATGCTGACGGTGCTCGGCCCGCAGCCCCTCTGGTACGACCAGCTCGGCTACGTCCAGCCGCGTACCGGCAACCGTTCCACCAACAACGCGCCGCGTAACACCTACCGCACCGCCGACGGCCGCTGGCTCGCCGTCTCCACCTCCGCGCAGTCGATCGCGGAGCGGGTGATGCGGCTCGTCGGGCGGCCCGAGCTGATCGACGAGCCGTGGTTCGGCACCGGGGCGGGGCGGGCGGCGCACGCCGGGGAACTGGACGAGGCGGTGGGCGGGTGGATCGCGCGGCACGACGCGGCGACGGTCGTCGCCGCCTTCGAGAAGGCGCAGGCGGCGGTGGCGCCGGTGTACGACATACGCGACGTGATGGCCGACGAGCAGTACCGGGCGCTGGGTTCGATCACCGAGGTCGAGGACGAGGAACTGGGCACGGTGAAGATGCAGAACGTGCTCTTCCGGCTCTCCGAGACCCCGGGCGCGATCCGCTGGGCCGGCCGGCCGCACGGCGCGGACACCGACGCCGTGCTGGCCGGTCTGGGGCTGACCGGCGCGGAGATAGCCGGGCTGCGCGACGAGGGGGCGGTGTGAGCGCGCCGCGCCCGTCCGCGGTCGCGGCGGATCCGGCGGGCGCCGGCGGGCCGGGGGACGCCGGGGACACGTATCTCACCTGGCTGTACGTGCCGGGGGACCGGCCCGCGGTGGTGGCCAAGGCGCTGCGCAGCGGGGCGGACGTGGTGCTGGTCGACCTGGAGGACGCGGTGGCGCCCGAGCGCAAGGCGTACGCGCTGGCGGCCACCGCGGAGCTGCTGGGCGAACCGCGCCCGGGGCCGGTGCCGGTGCACGTCCGCGTCAACGCGCTGACCGGCCCGCTGGCGGACGTCGAACTGCGCACGCTGGCCCCGCTCCCGGGTCTGGGCGGACTCCGGCTGCCGAAGACCCGCGGCCGGGAGGAGGTCCTGCGCGTGGCAACGGCCGCACTGGCGGCCCGGGCCGGCGCTCCCGCGCCCGTACCGGCGCCCGGTGACGGCACACCCGCCGCCGGGCCGGACGACGCAACCGGCGGTGCGGGCCCGTATCCCGCCCCCGCGCCCGGCCCACGGCACGGTCACGACGCGGCGGACGGCCTTTCCGCGCCGCCCCTCGGCCACCCCGCCACCGGCGGCGTCCCGCCCCTCTACCCGCTCCTCGAATCCGCCCTCGGCATCGAGCGCGCCTACGAGATCGCCGCCGCGCACCCCGCCGTGCGCGGCATCGCCCTCGGCGAGGCCGATCTGCGGGCGGAGCTGGGCGTCGCCGACGACGCGGGGCTGGCCTGGCCGCGCAGCCGCGCCGTCGTCGCCGCCCGCGCCGCGGGGCTCGCCCCGCCGGCCCAGTCGGTCTACCCGGACGTCGCCGACCTCGAAGGACTCGCCCGCTCCTGCGCCGCGGGACGGGCCCTGGGCTTCCTGGGCCGTACGGCGATACACCCCCGTCAACTGCCCGTGATCGAGCGCGCGTTCCTGCCCGCCCCGCGGGAGGTCGAACGGGCCGAGGAGATCGTCGCGGCCGCGGCCGCCGACGCCGGCGCCCTCGCGCTGCCGGACGGCCGCTTCGTCGACGCCGCCGTGGTCGCCGAGGCCCGCCGCACCCTCCGGCTGGCCCGCCGCCGCCCCGCCTGACACGCCAC
The Streptomyces sp. CNQ-509 DNA segment above includes these coding regions:
- a CDS encoding CoA ester lyase — its product is MSAPRPSAVAADPAGAGGPGDAGDTYLTWLYVPGDRPAVVAKALRSGADVVLVDLEDAVAPERKAYALAATAELLGEPRPGPVPVHVRVNALTGPLADVELRTLAPLPGLGGLRLPKTRGREEVLRVATAALAARAGAPAPVPAPGDGTPAAGPDDATGGAGPYPAPAPGPRHGHDAADGLSAPPLGHPATGGVPPLYPLLESALGIERAYEIAAAHPAVRGIALGEADLRAELGVADDAGLAWPRSRAVVAARAAGLAPPAQSVYPDVADLEGLARSCAAGRALGFLGRTAIHPRQLPVIERAFLPAPREVERAEEIVAAAAADAGALALPDGRFVDAAVVAEARRTLRLARRRPA
- a CDS encoding ADP-ribosylglycohydrolase family protein, which encodes MTAPADVHGAPLRLTWVQPEDLVGHELRQAAEDGRAAGPLLRRWLGAGGHQAPARAGASPGPPKPRLRALALELLDELAALETPLAAVEPTDLDEIRAACPRWPARVPAPGPDTDGAYGDRLCTRLHAAWLGRAAGCVLGKPVEKVTLEGIRAIARSTGNWPVHTWFTAEGLDPAVAAAHPWNRRSAATSLAETLDGAPEDDDLNYPLLALLLLDRHGHAFTTADVGQLWLDELPAGRTFTAERVAYRNLLDGVEPPHTGAYRNPFREWIGAQIRADVHGWTHPGDPAGAAAAAHRDAVLTHTANGVYGAMFAAAALAAAAGGGTDVDEVLRTGLAVVPPRSRLARAVRHGIELARSEPTGTPEGFEAVVDDLHAAHEGRHWVHVVPNAALLAAALTHSGGDFTGAVCRVVSGGWDTDSNGATAGSVAGLLAGSPAALPERWTAPLRNRLATTVGGMDGIGFDELAARTAAHALPPPAPDDAAAAAGTGPVPPHEPRRPSP
- a CDS encoding sugar ABC transporter substrate-binding protein, which translates into the protein MRPAVRIRHAATAAGAAALSLALLAGCSGDGGSDDGTVTLDYLSLAWQEESVAANKRLVEEWNEEHPDVQVRYVQGIWDTVHDQLLTSFEGGEAPDIIHNAADDLTDFAYGGYLADLTDLLPASVRADIPEQSWRTTTMNGGIYGVPFLQEPRMMFANTALLEESGVRVPTAADPWSWQEFEDAAEELTADTDGDGKTDQYGVAWGMKEPVSQSVNLSLSTGGGLFSREQTDDGPKNRVAYGPEDSAVAETIDRQVNEDRTAPRSSLGMSGSDTLPGFFAGRYAMVPLNFSYRQLVTQQAPDDFAWSVLPMPAGDGPAGGLAQGVSPQTLSVAEDSGHRQAAADFIAFMTRPEHMAELAAGDWMLPTGAEALKDPALNTEKYGWRTGVEVARSLRPAPVLGVRGYREWSDKIATPAFQRYFNGDTDLDELRESLVEDGNLVLDRYQR
- a CDS encoding ADP-ribosylglycohydrolase family protein gives rise to the protein MSAPLPGSRRAPESGAARDASGAPDGAAEGAARTAAAAGAPASPAEDAERPVVAARRVERPAAEPGAPTAGRPVAAGFAEAGGDLRRVEGLLLGIAAGDAAGWPAGRHRAARMPEWTRRLTRELDTFAEQNATTTLPVPIALNQPPEPLRLGPSDDAEWAAFTAYAVLSAGSGLHTDLTPDRRVRSALTLAWSALADEVAVAAERADEIESAEIPLRARISVRAGLGNLAAGLRPPATGHDNPHYFDDAACVRAAVLAAVHPGDPERAADLAEFDARYTQDGDGVHGARATAAAIAAALGGRPVDACVDAALAQLPQGTEILRNAERAVQLGRNAVATRPGLPGNAFALVPVLEHEIVDHVYSYGIAAAETVPVALAVATAAAGAISEAVPAAACLSRVADSAPALAGALTGALGGAAGLPTTWRDACRILSGCALPQLAGADLVDVARQLADKQFSTPAEGPLAS
- a CDS encoding ADP-ribosylglycohydrolase family protein, with amino-acid sequence MSAAAGPEPPVRPEPSVTVRLRPVARGAGQAAPTARDRARGAMLGLAVGDALGAPVENMKPSQIRERWGRIEDFVAAAPAGTDDTEYAIFSGLLLAEHGARLSLAHVESAWHERIADLDEGPFRGAGFSERGTLENLRRGLAAPITAQHRHAWSDGLAMRAAPFGVFAAGRPAEAARLVAIDGTVSHEGEGIYGGQAVAAGVAAAMAGDSPDVVVQAALSVIPEDSWTSRSLQRAVSAGRRARHAPGATPLSVERAVRSSVVIGGYPWSDLAPEAVGLALGAFTAARGDFAGSVLTAVNMGRDADTTAAVAGALAGALRGESAIPGAWAAAIKPVRGTCLPSMAGHHVLDIADRLAPADEEVAS
- a CDS encoding CaiB/BaiF CoA-transferase family protein, which produces MTDTPASAASDAAATDAPAPQAPLAGLRVLDLATLFAGPLAATMLGDFGAEVVKVEHPARPDPSRGHGPAKDGVGLWWKLLGRNKKNLTLDLSTPGGRDVLLRLAAGSDVIVENFRPGTLEKWGLGWAELSAANPRLVLARVTGFGQFGPYARRPGFGTLAEAMSGFAAVTGEPDGPPTLPPFGLADSVAALSTAYAVMTALAGRERTGRGQVVDMAIIEPMLTVLGPQPLWYDQLGYVQPRTGNRSTNNAPRNTYRTADGRWLAVSTSAQSIAERVMRLVGRPELIDEPWFGTGAGRAAHAGELDEAVGGWIARHDAATVVAAFEKAQAAVAPVYDIRDVMADEQYRALGSITEVEDEELGTVKMQNVLFRLSETPGAIRWAGRPHGADTDAVLAGLGLTGAEIAGLRDEGAV
- a CDS encoding ADP-ribosylglycohydrolase family protein, whose amino-acid sequence is MTPTTASATPGDPAATAATASTAATAAPGLADRTAGCLVGAAVGDALGGPVEGWTPEAIAERYGGRVRGIVEPFHRDAWRTARPIAPYHKGDGHVTDDTLMTHALIRVYDKVRDHLDAYAVADHLVPDLMGTPRWIPELEAEALPLQRIFLAEKWIVARLHYGHVDPREAGVGNIVNCGAAMYMAPVGAVNAGNPAAAYAEALDVAGAHQSSYGREAAGVFAACVAAAFAPGATPESVVEAALALAKDGTRAAIEAVCEAAAGRTDVEEALAPLRAAVEPYDTVGPEYRNPSLGARRPSRLHAIEELPVALGMLLVGRGDYRHTVLGAVNYGRDCDSIATMGGAIAGALGGAAAVPGEWAEEVARASRLDLLAPAATLTEVAREVFVRDVARRRAHEAVFGALAEAS
- a CDS encoding ribokinase, whose product is MTTTNPATLAVFGSVNMDLVAYAATAPLRGETVSGREFRTVPGGKGANQAVAAARAGGAVTMIGAVGADAFGGELRAALDGAGVDTAGLRTAPGASGTAHIVVDDDGGNSIVVVPGANGTVTGLASGDDERIAAAGTLLLQLELPVDGVVAAAEAARGHGVRTVLTPAPARPLPGRLLAATDLLVPNEHEAAALTGRSDPHRAAAALLEQVPEVVVTLGGAGSLYAARGREPVVVPALAVRAVDTTAAGDTFVGALCVAYAEGRPMPAALAWAAAAAALAVQRPGASSSMPERAEIDRLAAEGP